One window from the genome of Asterias amurensis chromosome 12, ASM3211899v1 encodes:
- the LOC139944986 gene encoding tyrosine-protein kinase RYK-like translates to MEPKDRWKFCVKLWIFLLLFAGVSAQMNMYMTKTEVAKVMGMKAELYYIRDDLVQEAALKYDMAIKTDINSLYFNWRTQRQVFYSMSLKSENLWLMSNPGTNITLDGEVPRTETTFEVTLHCTGKETSEVGFTMQLNLTLFSAKNITSLNFRRRKTCIIDESQKILLQTPLAEDKPVEVIFAGKQPTKTVTSTSMFYIAVGVVCGVILLLVMLVALVHVRSIKSADPASETSSSRSAHKTVTKKPSPNSYTKANGVNGHANGSAGKPHNGYIGLHHQIYKTIPETPDYTEKLHTITIERSLITLEDLLLEGTFGRVYQGKLLTTIDDEEETATEKDVLIKTVSDQASESQKKLLLKESCSLHGLSHRNILTIMNVCMETKPMTVFAFMNLGNLKQFLRNGRVGPGDTHQSISTKDLVQLAIQISHGMMYLGKRKVVHKDLATRNCVIDEDYNLKITDNALSRDIFPGDYHCLGDNENRPVKWMAIESLLDKKFTAASDVWAFGILIWELVTLGQTPYADLDPFEMASYLKSGYRMPQPQNCPDELFSLMACCWALLPTDRPKFTQLCAALTDFHRALGIYI, encoded by the exons GAATGAAGGCAGAGTTGTACTACATAAGGGATGATTTGGTTCAGGAGGCGGCATTGAAGTACGACATGGCGATCAAGACAGATATCAATTCATTATACTTCAACTGGAGGACACAGCGTCAG GTTTTTTACTCAATGTCGCTGAAGTCTGAGAATCTGTGGCTCATGTCAAATCCAGGAACTAATATCACACTGGACGGGGAGGTCCCAAGAACAGAGACAA CGTTTGAAGTGACGTTACACTGTACTGGTAAGGAGACAAGTGAGGTTGGCTTCACCATGCAGTTGAATCTCACGCTATTCTCAGCTAAGAATATCACATCGTTGAACTTCAGGAGGAGGAAAACTTGCATTATAG ATGAGAGCCAGAAGATATTGCTGCAGACACCACTGGCTGAAGATAAACCTGTCGAGGTTATATTTG CTGGAAAACAACCAACAAAGACAGTGACCTCAACGAGTATGTTCTACATAGCGGTTGGCGtggtgtgtggagtcattctaCTCCTGGTCATGCTGGTTGCATTGGTTCATGTGAGATCCATCAAGTCAGCCGATCCAGCTAG TGAGACATCCAGCAGTCGCTCGGCGCACAAGACGGTGACCAAGAAACCATCTCCCAACTCTTACACCAAGGCAAATGGTGTAAATGGACATGCTAACGGCAGTGCTGGCAAGCCACATAATG GTTACATCGGACTCCATCATCAGATTTATAAAACTATCCCAGAGACTCCAGACTATACCGAGAAACTACACACAATCACCATAGAGAGGAGTCTGATCACACTGGAAGACTTACTGCTAGAAG GGACGTTCGGTAGAGTGTACCAAGGCAAGCTCCTCACCACGATCGATGATGAAGAAGAAACGGCAACAGAGAAAGATGTCCTCATTAAAACTGTCTCGG ATCAAGCGTCTGAGTCTCAGAAGAAGCTTCTATTGAAGGAGAGTTGCTCGTTACACGGCCTGAGTCATCGTAATATCTTAACCATCATGAATGTCTGTATGGAGACAAAACCGATGACAGTCTTCGCTTTTATGAACCTCGGAAATCTCAAGCAGTTTCTGAGGAATGGGAGAGTTGGGCCTGGGGATACCCACCAG TCGATATCAACCAAAGACCTTGTGCAGCTAGCAATACAAATTAGCCATGGTATGATGTACCTGGGAAAGAGGAAAGTAGTCCATAAAGACCTTGCAACAAGAAATTGTGT TATTGACGAGGACTATAATCTCAAGATAACGGACAATGCTTTATCTCGCGATATATTCCCAGGAGATTATCATTGTCTCGGAGACAATGAAAACCGACCCGTCAAATGGATGGCAATAGAAAGTTTACTCGATAAAAAATTCACTGCAGCTAGCGATGTG TGGGCGTTTGGTATACTCATTTGGGAGTTGGTAACGTTAGGGCAGACCCCATATGCTGACCTGGACCCATTTGAGATGGCGTCGTATCTCAAGAGTGGATACAGAATGCCACAACCACAGAACTGTCCCGATGAACT GTTTTCATTGATGGCGTGTTGCTGGGCGCTGCTTCCCACAGATCGACCAAAGTTCACGCAGCTCTGCGCAGCTTTAACAGACTTCCACAGAGCTCTTGGAATTTACATCTAA